A window of the Rhizobium viscosum genome harbors these coding sequences:
- a CDS encoding maleylacetate reductase, producing MIDAFSYAGSPARIVFGDGSRSKVAEWIVTAGCKRALVLATPHQRADAEALATEIGSLACGVFTGATMHTPVDVTETAMRMVAETEADCVVSLGGGSTTGLGKAIAYRTDLLQIVVPTTYAGSEVTPILGQTEGGRKTTVRDARILPEIVIYDPTLTHGLPVSMSVTSGLNAMAHAVEGLYARDRNPISTLMALEGLRAFSRSLPKIAEKPNDAGARSDALYGAWLCGTVLGTVGMALHHKICHTLGGSFDTPHAETHAVMLPHTAAFNAKAATAELAPVAKLFAGSIGAGLWDFAKSIGAPLSLKEFGLTEADLDRAASIAVENPYWNPRPIDRDSIRALLQEAWEGRRPAD from the coding sequence ATGATCGACGCATTTTCCTATGCCGGCAGCCCGGCCCGGATTGTCTTCGGCGATGGCAGCAGGAGCAAGGTTGCCGAATGGATTGTGACAGCCGGCTGCAAGCGGGCGCTCGTCCTTGCAACGCCGCATCAAAGGGCGGATGCGGAGGCGCTGGCAACCGAAATCGGCTCCCTTGCCTGCGGCGTTTTTACCGGCGCTACCATGCACACGCCGGTCGACGTGACTGAGACAGCGATGAGGATGGTGGCCGAAACCGAGGCGGATTGTGTGGTCTCGCTTGGCGGAGGATCAACGACCGGCCTCGGCAAGGCGATTGCCTATCGAACCGACCTTCTGCAGATCGTCGTGCCGACCACCTATGCCGGATCGGAGGTCACGCCCATTCTTGGCCAGACGGAAGGCGGTCGCAAGACGACCGTTCGCGACGCACGGATCCTGCCGGAAATCGTCATCTACGATCCGACTCTGACCCATGGGCTACCGGTTTCGATGAGTGTGACGAGCGGCCTTAATGCCATGGCCCATGCCGTCGAGGGCCTTTATGCGCGTGATCGTAATCCGATTTCGACCCTGATGGCGCTCGAAGGTCTCCGCGCCTTTTCCCGCAGCCTGCCCAAGATCGCCGAAAAGCCCAATGACGCTGGCGCTCGCAGCGATGCACTCTATGGCGCCTGGCTCTGCGGCACGGTGCTTGGCACGGTCGGCATGGCACTCCATCACAAGATCTGCCACACGCTCGGCGGCTCCTTCGACACGCCGCACGCCGAGACCCATGCGGTGATGCTGCCGCATACTGCCGCGTTCAACGCCAAAGCGGCAACAGCAGAACTCGCCCCAGTCGCCAAGCTCTTCGCAGGCTCGATCGGCGCCGGCCTTTGGGATTTTGCCAAGTCGATCGGCGCGCCTTTGTCGCTCAAGGAATTCGGCCTGACCGAGGCCGATCTCGACCGGGCGGCGTCGATCGCCGTTGAAAATCCCTACTGGAACCCGCGCCCGATCGACCGGGATTCGATCAGGGCGCTTTTGCAGGAGGCCTGGGAAGGCCGCCGACCGGCAGATTGA
- a CDS encoding dioxygenase family protein yields MAGRSQPLTFSEATSSEAFAERFSAGRDTRLVELLAAAVTHAHDLIKQFRPTQDEWRKFIVFLTEVGHASDERRQEWVLLSDLIGASALVEDINSRRPKGATPNTIRGPFFRADAPERASASSISLDGIGEPLLVSVCVQDLDGLPVADAEVVTWQANAEGFYENQQPDLQPEHNLRGLFRTDVQGCISYRSVVPSGYGVPADGPVGRLLSAAGYPLHRPAHLHFVVRAKGFETITTHIYDASDPHLHEDALFGVRPELITSFDPVEVDGRSTKAVKLTFVMVRAKPGRAA; encoded by the coding sequence ATGGCGGGGCGTTCTCAACCGCTCACATTCAGCGAGGCGACATCGTCTGAAGCCTTCGCTGAGCGCTTTTCCGCCGGCAGGGACACCAGGCTCGTCGAACTGCTCGCAGCCGCCGTTACCCATGCTCACGATCTCATCAAACAATTTCGGCCGACCCAGGACGAGTGGCGAAAGTTCATTGTTTTCCTGACGGAGGTCGGTCATGCCTCGGACGAGCGTCGACAGGAATGGGTCCTTCTGTCCGATCTGATCGGCGCTTCGGCGCTTGTCGAGGACATCAATTCGCGCCGGCCGAAGGGCGCAACACCCAATACCATCCGCGGCCCCTTCTTCCGCGCCGATGCGCCGGAACGTGCCTCGGCTTCGTCGATCTCGCTCGATGGCATCGGCGAACCCTTGTTGGTGTCGGTTTGCGTCCAGGATCTCGACGGCCTGCCGGTCGCAGATGCTGAGGTGGTGACCTGGCAGGCCAATGCAGAGGGCTTCTACGAGAACCAGCAACCGGATCTCCAGCCCGAACATAATCTGCGCGGTCTGTTCAGAACCGATGTGCAGGGGTGCATTTCCTATCGCTCTGTTGTTCCGTCCGGCTACGGCGTGCCGGCAGACGGTCCTGTCGGTCGGCTGCTGTCTGCGGCCGGTTACCCGCTACACCGGCCGGCGCATCTGCATTTCGTTGTGCGTGCAAAGGGCTTCGAGACGATTACGACGCATATTTACGATGCGAGCGACCCACACTTGCACGAAGACGCGCTGTTTGGCGTACGGCCCGAACTCATCACGTCGTTCGATCCCGTCGAGGTCGACGGACGTAGTACAAAGGCAGTGAAGCTTACCTTCGTTATGGTCCGGGCAAAGCCGGGGAGGGCGGCATGA
- a CDS encoding LysR family transcriptional regulator has product MKIDERHLIQLAAVVKTGGVTEGAALLGLAQPAVSRTLSMLERRLGEPLFVRGRRPLQPTAFGLALAEHGFVMLAASRKASDLVESFRVGKSGVVRVGGTPFFMDGLIAGICAEFQTSHPDVRIDQSYGYFPDLRAALKADQIDLAICPIDILDEGSGLEFQQILPGRNVVACRVTHPLLLKRRPQPSHLLDYPWVAPPPGSPLLADLRALLLSFGATELKIRYSGGSLMAVINYLKTADALTIMPHSVVFAQRKDKSITALPITIPHPERALAILSRVDAPRLPAVDQFATFVRSGFESLRHLIKRHEEAVVWGL; this is encoded by the coding sequence ATGAAGATCGATGAGCGTCACCTGATCCAGCTCGCGGCCGTCGTCAAGACCGGCGGCGTCACGGAAGGCGCGGCTTTGCTTGGGCTTGCGCAACCTGCCGTCTCGCGCACCTTGTCCATGCTGGAAAGGCGCCTGGGCGAGCCGCTTTTCGTCAGAGGGCGTCGGCCCTTGCAGCCAACCGCCTTTGGCCTGGCGCTCGCGGAACATGGTTTCGTCATGCTGGCGGCCTCCCGCAAGGCCTCCGATCTCGTCGAGAGTTTCAGGGTCGGCAAGAGCGGCGTCGTGCGCGTCGGCGGCACGCCCTTTTTCATGGATGGGCTGATCGCTGGGATCTGTGCGGAGTTTCAGACGAGCCATCCCGACGTGCGCATCGACCAGAGCTACGGCTACTTCCCGGATCTCAGGGCAGCGCTGAAAGCCGACCAGATCGATCTCGCTATCTGCCCGATCGATATTCTCGATGAAGGCTCAGGGCTCGAGTTTCAGCAGATTCTTCCCGGTCGCAACGTCGTCGCCTGCCGGGTCACGCATCCCCTGCTCTTAAAGCGGCGGCCACAGCCGAGCCATCTTCTTGACTATCCCTGGGTCGCACCGCCACCGGGGAGCCCCTTGCTCGCGGATTTGCGCGCGCTGCTTCTTTCATTCGGGGCAACCGAGCTCAAGATCCGGTATTCGGGCGGTTCGCTGATGGCGGTGATCAATTATCTGAAGACCGCCGATGCGCTGACGATCATGCCCCATAGTGTCGTCTTTGCACAACGCAAGGACAAATCGATCACGGCATTGCCAATCACCATTCCGCATCCCGAGCGGGCACTGGCGATCCTCAGCCGTGTTGATGCACCCCGTTTGCCCGCCGTAGATCAGTTTGCCACATTTGTCCGCTCTGGTTTCGAAAGCTTGCGTCACCTCATCAAACGCCACGAAGAGGCGGTCGTTTGGGGTCTTTAA
- a CDS encoding class I SAM-dependent methyltransferase, with product MLDRADFYDAELKRHNAHLRAAANVGARDRVLDIGCGAGQTTREAARVAVEGEAIGVDTSSEMLEVARRRSSEAGLRNIAFEQGDAQHHVFPAASFDLCISRFGVMFFADPAAAFANVARAMRPGARLAWMVWQSQERNGWSGAIRQALAPGIAASAQASAPFSLGDPTIAAELLNTAGFVSIDFADVREPVFYGADVDTAFDALVELYLVKDTLARSGEAPDKALQRLHDLLEASMTPEGVLFESRAWIITARRG from the coding sequence ATGTTGGATCGTGCTGACTTTTATGACGCAGAACTGAAGCGGCACAACGCGCATTTGCGTGCCGCCGCCAACGTTGGAGCACGTGACCGCGTGCTCGATATCGGTTGTGGGGCAGGACAAACGACGCGTGAGGCCGCACGTGTCGCGGTGGAAGGCGAGGCGATCGGTGTGGACACCTCCTCAGAGATGCTTGAGGTTGCGCGACGACGTTCCAGCGAAGCGGGATTGCGAAACATTGCCTTTGAGCAGGGTGACGCCCAGCACCACGTATTTCCGGCTGCGAGCTTCGACCTCTGCATCAGCCGGTTTGGCGTCATGTTCTTTGCTGATCCGGCGGCGGCATTTGCCAATGTCGCCCGTGCGATGCGTCCGGGCGCACGCCTTGCATGGATGGTCTGGCAGAGCCAGGAGCGGAACGGTTGGTCTGGCGCCATCAGGCAAGCCTTGGCTCCGGGAATTGCGGCTTCCGCACAGGCTTCCGCGCCGTTTTCGCTTGGCGATCCCACGATCGCTGCAGAACTTCTCAACACGGCAGGCTTTGTTTCGATCGATTTTGCCGATGTGCGAGAACCGGTTTTTTACGGAGCGGACGTCGATACGGCCTTTGACGCACTCGTCGAGCTCTATCTTGTGAAAGACACGCTGGCGCGAAGCGGTGAAGCGCCTGACAAGGCACTGCAGCGACTGCACGATTTACTTGAGGCATCTATGACCCCGGAAGGCGTACTCTTTGAGTCGCGCGCATGGATCATTACAGCTCGCAGAGGGTAG
- a CDS encoding YybH family protein, which translates to MSKETNAHIEEEAIIAMLMMRATALGEKDAKGSLFYETDDSVEFSLAPPLVYHGKDEAGLQAWFDTWEGLIGSDVHDAKLTVGGDVAFWSGLLHMTGTKTDGTEVDLWYRQTLGLVKHDGRWMVAHQHASVPFAMDGSNLALLDLKP; encoded by the coding sequence ATGAGCAAGGAAACCAATGCCCATATCGAAGAAGAGGCGATTATCGCCATGCTGATGATGCGCGCCACCGCGCTCGGCGAAAAAGACGCCAAAGGCTCATTGTTCTACGAAACCGACGATTCTGTTGAGTTCTCGCTGGCGCCACCACTCGTTTATCACGGCAAGGACGAGGCGGGCCTGCAGGCCTGGTTCGACACTTGGGAAGGTTTGATCGGCAGCGACGTGCACGATGCTAAGCTGACGGTTGGCGGAGACGTGGCTTTCTGGAGTGGCTTGTTGCACATGACGGGAACAAAGACCGACGGCACCGAAGTCGATCTTTGGTACCGCCAAACCCTTGGCCTCGTGAAGCACGATGGCCGCTGGATGGTGGCGCACCAGCACGCCTCCGTGCCCTTCGCCATGGATGGAAGCAACCTCGCGCTGCTCGATCTGAAACCCTAA
- a CDS encoding carbohydrate ABC transporter permease, translating to MAKRSLSRTIVPTLLTYLGLAVGLVFAGFPILWMFFTSLKSNTEIFALPPRLLPDRFTSVAYLAIFSDPTKVRFFLNSYLVAGVVTVLTVLIAILTAYAFSRYSFRLKKTLNVFIISTQTVPPITLLIPYFGMVVAFGIFNTYFALILTYMVFTLPYAILLMTGYLNTLPKELDEAVLVDGGSSWTALWRVIIPLSVPGIVATAVYTFLLAWNEFLFALTLTKSMDMRTVPIGIELLMGQHAFEWNEMMAMSVLGSLPLLVLYLIAQRYFLAGMAAGSVKS from the coding sequence ATGGCAAAACGCTCTCTCAGTCGCACCATCGTACCGACCCTCCTGACATATCTCGGGCTGGCGGTCGGGCTGGTCTTCGCGGGCTTTCCGATCCTGTGGATGTTCTTCACGTCCTTGAAGTCGAACACCGAGATCTTTGCGCTCCCGCCGCGTCTGCTGCCCGACCGTTTCACCAGCGTCGCCTATCTTGCGATCTTCAGCGACCCAACGAAGGTTCGCTTCTTTCTCAACAGCTATCTCGTCGCGGGAGTGGTAACGGTTCTGACGGTGCTGATCGCCATCCTGACGGCCTATGCCTTCAGCAGGTATTCATTCCGGCTCAAGAAAACGCTGAACGTGTTCATCATCAGCACGCAGACCGTGCCGCCGATCACGCTTTTGATCCCCTATTTCGGCATGGTCGTCGCCTTCGGTATCTTCAACACCTATTTTGCGCTGATTTTGACCTACATGGTCTTCACCCTGCCTTATGCGATCCTTCTCATGACCGGCTATCTCAATACCCTGCCAAAGGAGCTCGATGAGGCAGTGCTTGTCGATGGCGGCTCAAGCTGGACGGCGCTATGGCGTGTGATCATCCCGCTGTCTGTGCCTGGCATCGTCGCGACGGCGGTCTATACATTTCTGCTGGCATGGAACGAATTCCTCTTCGCCCTGACTTTGACGAAGTCGATGGATATGCGGACCGTTCCCATCGGTATCGAGTTGTTAATGGGCCAGCATGCGTTCGAATGGAACGAGATGATGGCGATGAGCGTGCTGGGATCGCTCCCGCTTTTGGTCCTGTATCTGATTGCTCAACGCTACTTCCTGGCGGGCATGGCAGCCGGGTCGGTGAAAAGCTGA
- a CDS encoding carbohydrate ABC transporter permease: MIRTQARMRKRGILSYKTRKRLVPYFYVAPATFLFCLLMLFPMLTVLRYSLMDGAITKKDASFVGLQNYVTIFNDPIFWQSVVQTLYFTVMSVIFHLLIGLAFALLLNSQRVDPLIRSILRVLYILPWLFTAVIIAIIWRLLLDPNGVVNSILMTLHIIDFKVEWFSSTTTALHALTFANIWAGYPLYMVSLLAGLQGIPKDLYEAAGIDGANEFQKFRYITIPQLMPIIISIALLDFIWTMQVFPLVWMTTGGGPIYATEVLSTYTYKLAFSSYEFSRASASAIFILIISMGATYFYIKHQKAR, encoded by the coding sequence ATGATCCGAACGCAAGCAAGAATGCGCAAGCGTGGCATACTGTCTTACAAAACAAGAAAGAGGCTGGTTCCGTACTTCTACGTTGCCCCGGCCACGTTTTTGTTTTGCCTGCTGATGCTGTTTCCCATGCTCACCGTCCTGCGCTATTCGCTGATGGATGGTGCAATCACGAAGAAGGACGCGTCCTTCGTCGGCTTGCAGAATTATGTGACGATCTTCAATGATCCGATTTTCTGGCAGTCGGTCGTCCAGACACTCTACTTCACGGTGATGAGCGTCATCTTCCATCTTCTGATCGGTCTGGCCTTCGCCCTTTTGCTCAACAGCCAGCGTGTCGATCCGTTGATCAGAAGCATCCTGCGGGTTCTCTACATTTTGCCGTGGCTCTTCACGGCGGTGATCATCGCGATCATTTGGCGGCTGCTTCTCGATCCCAATGGCGTCGTCAACAGCATCCTGATGACGCTCCATATCATTGACTTCAAAGTCGAGTGGTTTTCTTCGACGACAACCGCGCTGCATGCGCTGACCTTTGCGAATATCTGGGCGGGATACCCGCTCTATATGGTCAGCCTTCTCGCTGGTCTTCAGGGCATTCCCAAGGATCTCTACGAGGCCGCCGGTATTGACGGCGCCAACGAGTTCCAGAAATTCCGCTACATCACGATCCCGCAACTGATGCCGATCATCATCAGCATCGCCTTGCTTGATTTCATCTGGACGATGCAGGTCTTTCCCCTCGTATGGATGACGACGGGAGGCGGTCCGATCTACGCGACCGAGGTGCTCAGCACCTACACCTACAAACTTGCTTTTTCGAGCTACGAATTTTCGCGCGCGTCGGCGAGCGCGATCTTCATTCTGATCATCTCGATGGGCGCCACATATTTCTACATCAAACATCAGAAGGCCAGGTGA
- a CDS encoding ABC transporter substrate-binding protein has translation MNVRRYIMAAQSAVAAWALCATCAFAQTNLEFIQWWEPEMPAGALRSIMDDFEAKNPGIKVTLVSGPYSATHDQIVVGAASGTLSDVVGLDGAWVNGLAKQGAIASMDSLMADAKYDQSQIADIIKVNGQSVMFPLASFVYPVFVNLDLAKAAGVEKMPTNRTEFAAAAKKMTNADKNQYGWVLPLSLQNPGGIQNDVMSWVWASGASMLKDGKPDLENASVVGTLEYIKSLQDAGVISPGIFAKKEQDKVEEFVNGRVGMMIDSLAHINLIRQRNPNLKFGISALPAVDGYTGKRGLPYASWGIGISDKSEHKAEAWKLVEYLMSPEVNSRLVSIANAFPGNVHAKPDFSKSDPLFEEAFKIFQSGKLANEFVGLPVAEDLMRQMNVEVQKMFDGQQTAKDAAANTQKQWLVEFSK, from the coding sequence ATGAACGTCAGAAGATACATCATGGCGGCTCAGTCGGCTGTGGCCGCCTGGGCACTATGCGCCACCTGCGCCTTTGCTCAGACCAATCTCGAGTTCATCCAATGGTGGGAACCAGAAATGCCCGCTGGCGCTCTGCGCAGCATCATGGACGACTTTGAAGCCAAAAACCCCGGTATCAAGGTGACACTCGTCAGCGGTCCCTATTCCGCCACCCATGATCAGATCGTTGTGGGCGCAGCGTCCGGGACACTCAGCGATGTCGTCGGCCTGGACGGCGCCTGGGTCAACGGCTTGGCAAAACAGGGCGCAATCGCCTCGATGGACAGCCTGATGGCTGATGCCAAATATGATCAGAGCCAGATCGCCGATATTATCAAGGTCAACGGGCAAAGCGTCATGTTCCCGCTTGCCTCGTTCGTCTACCCGGTCTTTGTCAACCTCGATCTGGCAAAGGCGGCCGGCGTCGAAAAGATGCCGACAAACCGCACCGAATTCGCCGCTGCCGCAAAGAAGATGACCAACGCGGACAAAAACCAATATGGTTGGGTGCTACCGCTTTCGTTGCAAAATCCCGGCGGCATCCAGAATGACGTGATGTCCTGGGTCTGGGCGTCGGGAGCATCCATGCTGAAGGATGGCAAGCCCGATCTGGAAAACGCCTCCGTCGTCGGCACGCTTGAATACATCAAGTCGCTGCAGGACGCCGGCGTCATCTCGCCTGGTATTTTTGCGAAGAAGGAACAGGACAAGGTCGAAGAGTTCGTCAACGGACGTGTCGGCATGATGATCGACTCGTTGGCGCACATCAATCTCATTCGCCAGCGAAACCCCAATCTCAAGTTCGGCATCTCCGCCCTTCCGGCCGTCGATGGCTACACGGGCAAGCGCGGACTGCCCTATGCTTCCTGGGGTATCGGCATCAGCGACAAAAGCGAGCACAAGGCGGAGGCCTGGAAGCTCGTCGAATATCTGATGAGCCCGGAAGTCAACAGCCGCCTCGTGTCGATCGCCAATGCCTTCCCGGGCAATGTCCACGCCAAACCCGATTTCTCCAAGTCGGACCCGCTGTTTGAAGAAGCCTTCAAGATATTCCAAAGCGGAAAGCTGGCCAACGAATTCGTCGGGCTGCCGGTGGCAGAAGATCTGATGCGCCAGATGAACGTCGAAGTTCAAAAGATGTTCGACGGTCAGCAAACCGCAAAGGACGCGGCTGCCAACACGCAAAAGCAATGGTTGGTCGAGTTCAGCAAGTAA
- a CDS encoding ABC transporter ATP-binding protein → MAVVVLDKICKTFGTKFHAIKDLSLTINDGEFLILVGPSGCGKSTALRMIAGLEEISSGTLSIGGENVEDLAPKDRDIAMVFQNYALYPHMTVFDNIAFSMKLAGKSKEERTKRVNEIAKTLQLHTLLDSKPAALSGGQRQRVAMGRAMVREPAAFLMDEPLSNLDAKLRVQMRAEIVSLQRQLGVTTIYVTHDQTEALTMGDRVAVLKGGVLQQVDTPKTLYSRPVNAFVAGFIGSPSMNLFEGRLQNGRIELPTFSIPVPTTAFEQSPGLRAFEGKTIIFGIRPEDLYDSGLESGSRYATIPALVKSIEELGSELIVHLKIEAVRIDSGDPDAVEDLSGAANAVAKFEAVSTVQPGAMINLAIDVAKLHFFDPQTHLAI, encoded by the coding sequence GTGGCTGTTGTTGTACTGGATAAAATTTGCAAGACCTTTGGAACCAAATTCCACGCGATCAAGGATCTCAGCCTGACGATAAATGATGGCGAGTTCCTCATCCTCGTCGGCCCTTCGGGATGCGGAAAATCGACGGCATTGCGCATGATCGCCGGGCTGGAAGAGATCAGCAGCGGGACCCTGAGCATCGGTGGAGAGAATGTCGAGGATCTCGCGCCGAAGGACCGGGACATAGCGATGGTCTTTCAGAATTATGCGCTTTACCCGCATATGACGGTGTTCGACAATATTGCCTTCTCGATGAAACTTGCGGGCAAGAGCAAGGAAGAGCGCACGAAGCGGGTCAATGAAATAGCCAAGACCCTTCAACTGCATACGCTGCTCGACAGCAAACCGGCCGCGCTCTCCGGCGGCCAACGCCAGCGGGTCGCCATGGGACGCGCAATGGTGCGGGAACCGGCGGCCTTTCTCATGGACGAGCCCCTGTCAAATCTCGATGCCAAGCTGCGCGTGCAAATGCGCGCCGAAATCGTCAGCCTGCAAAGACAGCTTGGCGTGACGACGATCTATGTGACGCACGATCAGACCGAAGCCTTGACCATGGGCGACCGGGTTGCCGTCTTGAAGGGCGGCGTCCTTCAGCAGGTCGACACGCCAAAGACATTGTATAGCCGGCCGGTCAATGCCTTCGTCGCGGGTTTCATCGGCTCGCCGTCTATGAATCTGTTCGAAGGCCGCTTGCAGAACGGCAGGATCGAGCTGCCGACCTTTTCCATACCGGTCCCGACGACCGCATTCGAGCAGTCTCCCGGTCTGAGGGCGTTCGAAGGCAAGACGATCATCTTCGGCATTCGCCCGGAAGACCTCTACGACAGCGGTCTGGAATCGGGATCACGCTACGCGACGATCCCGGCCCTTGTGAAATCGATCGAGGAACTGGGCTCAGAGCTGATCGTTCATCTAAAGATCGAAGCAGTCCGGATCGACTCCGGTGACCCCGATGCCGTCGAGGACTTGAGCGGTGCGGCAAACGCCGTGGCGAAGTTCGAAGCCGTCAGCACAGTCCAGCCGGGCGCAATGATCAACCTGGCGATCGATGTGGCCAAACTACACTTCTTCGATCCCCAGACGCATCTGGCAATCTAA
- a CDS encoding PfkB family carbohydrate kinase, translated as MAHNLQVLGFGALAIDDIIYVDRPLSAGKGKVTNRTQDHGGNVATALVAVAKLGGRAGFIGWLSEPLTDVSARELERHGVDISFAPRRADARPIRSVITVGPEGDRFIAYDDDVPHGTSEALADSTLAQAQVLLIDGYATHADTIVARARMLGLAVVADIEWTIGPATERLMSLSNHLVLPLKFAQTYSCETDPTLILHKLWSDDRTAVVLTDGERGSYIRQAEDGVLWHVPAYEVKAVDTTGAGDCFHGAYAFALIQGKQPVDCAVYATAAAAISVTGPGGRMALPDQSACLAWLARENAPVPRPIAPPD; from the coding sequence GTGGCACACAACCTTCAGGTTCTGGGCTTTGGGGCCTTGGCGATCGACGATATCATATATGTCGATCGCCCGCTGAGTGCCGGCAAGGGGAAAGTGACAAATCGCACCCAGGACCACGGCGGCAATGTAGCGACGGCCCTTGTCGCGGTCGCAAAGCTGGGAGGACGGGCCGGTTTCATCGGTTGGCTGAGTGAGCCTCTCACCGATGTCAGCGCCCGCGAACTTGAACGGCACGGGGTCGATATATCTTTTGCGCCGCGCCGCGCCGATGCCAGGCCAATACGTTCGGTCATCACGGTCGGACCTGAAGGCGACAGATTTATCGCCTATGACGATGATGTGCCGCACGGAACCTCCGAGGCATTGGCCGATAGCACTCTTGCACAAGCCCAGGTGCTGTTGATCGACGGCTATGCCACCCACGCCGATACGATCGTGGCGCGCGCCCGCATGCTGGGCCTGGCGGTGGTCGCAGACATTGAATGGACGATCGGGCCCGCGACCGAACGATTGATGAGCCTGTCCAACCATCTGGTATTGCCACTGAAATTTGCGCAGACTTATTCCTGCGAAACCGATCCGACGTTGATCCTGCACAAGCTTTGGTCGGACGACCGCACCGCAGTCGTTCTGACCGACGGTGAGCGAGGATCCTATATCAGGCAGGCGGAAGACGGCGTTTTGTGGCATGTTCCGGCCTACGAGGTCAAAGCGGTCGACACGACGGGCGCCGGAGATTGCTTTCACGGCGCTTATGCTTTTGCGCTGATACAGGGAAAGCAGCCTGTCGACTGCGCCGTCTATGCAACTGCCGCAGCCGCGATCTCGGTGACTGGCCCCGGTGGCCGCATGGCCCTGCCGGATCAGAGCGCCTGTCTCGCGTGGCTGGCGCGGGAAAATGCACCCGTGCCGAGACCGATCGCGCCACCGGACTGA
- a CDS encoding class I fructose-bisphosphate aldolase, whose product MGLGTKIRLSRLFSHPSGHLFGGAVDHFVGYGNVREGGLADLPGALKRVMAGEPDYISIQPGAARHLWPAYAGKAALVIQAGCFTPDDRIRQLIATPEDAVRYGADALAVAIPVRGNTEGDYIRWLTDTVNAAARFEMPVVAHVYPRDYSNGGKIVFTPDEIAYAVRIGFETGVDVIKVGYTGDFDSFQETVATCPVPIVIAGGPKTENLLGALTQTADALRAGAKGAVVGRNLWGHGDTTMAARAFKLVIHGGMAPQEALAAAGG is encoded by the coding sequence ATGGGCCTTGGAACCAAAATTCGCCTGTCACGGCTGTTTTCACATCCGTCGGGGCATTTGTTCGGTGGCGCGGTCGACCACTTCGTGGGCTATGGCAACGTCCGTGAGGGCGGCCTGGCGGATCTGCCGGGCGCGCTGAAGCGCGTGATGGCCGGAGAGCCGGATTATATCAGCATTCAGCCTGGTGCTGCGCGCCACTTGTGGCCTGCCTATGCCGGCAAGGCGGCGCTGGTCATTCAGGCCGGATGCTTTACGCCGGACGACCGAATCCGTCAGTTGATCGCGACTCCCGAGGATGCGGTGCGCTACGGTGCCGATGCTCTGGCCGTTGCCATTCCGGTGCGCGGCAATACGGAAGGCGACTACATTCGCTGGCTCACCGATACCGTCAACGCCGCTGCTCGCTTTGAAATGCCGGTCGTTGCCCATGTCTATCCCCGCGACTATTCAAACGGCGGCAAGATCGTATTCACTCCCGACGAAATCGCCTATGCTGTGCGGATCGGGTTTGAGACCGGCGTTGATGTGATCAAGGTCGGATACACTGGGGACTTCGACTCATTCCAGGAAACCGTCGCCACTTGCCCGGTTCCCATCGTGATCGCGGGCGGTCCGAAAACGGAAAATCTGCTCGGGGCTCTGACCCAGACCGCCGACGCCTTGCGGGCGGGAGCGAAGGGCGCCGTGGTGGGGCGAAACCTCTGGGGGCACGGCGACACGACGATGGCGGCTCGCGCCTTCAAGCTCGTTATTCACGGCGGTATGGCGCCGCAAGAGGCGCTCGCTGCCGCGGGCGGTTGA